A section of the Xiphias gladius isolate SHS-SW01 ecotype Sanya breed wild chromosome 10, ASM1685928v1, whole genome shotgun sequence genome encodes:
- the LOC120795944 gene encoding CD109 antigen-like isoform X2, protein MSGVGRVRVAARVTSNSTGFKVEKTVEVRLMQNTYQLTFHDFPPSLRPSLHFSTKLRISRYDRKPLGSQDLKYPAVVEVTQRGSTMDAERATRTVPVPEDGHVRVQFKLQDRVEMLFVRARFRSSEETLKVYNNYSSPSSSYIQISPVNTLPAQIGLPLQIDVESTFKLTTLHFVVSCRGQVVAAGTTNSSSFSLTPTLSWSPEACVTVYCILSNGEVTSDTAHIPINQHNYVSLNWSSDRVQPGEQVLLTVTALEPRSQVGIVVTGTRDDDTPDDDQDLTVKQECNIRMLTNARLYKTKQTDGPRNGGVLLVEKYWSPWMAATETLLWLDTNVSAKTWTSGKITVPDGVTSLNAVAMEMSDNLGLGFTPVPLKLTVSKDFSLSLNVPSYLIRGEEIVVEVNIINHLEQDIEVIVLLTQSKAFEFVLADRVDASVVNAQKLTLGSHVSASALFPIRPVALGEIEISVDAVCAEASDSLVWQVLVKPEGVEQSFSETLFLELAPEKHYNSKSVSFSFPPDVVLGSQRAHVALVGDILALSFSDLGSLVQMPLGCGEQNMVSFAPSIYVLQYLEKSTLDDKEIRSRAMGYMMEGYRRQLSYQRDDGSFSAFGASDTSGSTWLTAFVLRCFLQAQPHMQVDQSVLTRAMTWLLKHQGPQGEFSEVGRLIHTEMQGGLDNGPVALTAYVLMALLEDETFAEMYPGNVSLAQRYLENKVSSGLVSNYSLCLVAYALALANSPVAGTALFELTRRADYTDGVMMWRSSAGLQSHDWQPRAAQIEMASYVLLALFKRASLVEGIALLKWLSKQRNHLGGYRTTQDTVVALQALSYYAAFSGANAIDLRLNISAPASSFVSLFSINSNNYRMYQRQEINADKDLHLNIYMQGRGFAMFQMNVFYNVKTTALSQTLQHASNEEAFSLDVDVTDERDDNHMLLSICMRLKDSQVISHTGMVILDVGMLSGFRMSPGAAAPADLIRKVEILPEKVSLYLDSLTKSEVCIRLPVIRDYKVAHVQDAMVQVYDYYEPTRKAVRTYNSDFLHNMDSCFFCGTNCDLCTPGITITVSSPLSSHSVSVANYSLSCVFLGVTAFFIAVCFYEI, encoded by the exons ATGAGCGGCGTCGGCCGTGTGCGCGTCGCTGCCCGCGTTACCAGCAACTCGACCG GATTTAAAGTGGAGAAAACCGTCGAAGTCCGCCTGATGCAGAACACGTACCAGCTCACTTTCCACGACTTCCCGCCTTCGCTTCGACCATCCTTGCACTTCTCTACAAAA CTCAGGATCTCCAGATATGACAGAAAGCCTCTGGGCTCACAGGATCTAAAGTACCCGGCTGTGGTTGAGGTCACTCAGAGAGGGTCCACGATGGATGCTGAACGTGCGACTCGGACCGTCCCCGTGCCCGAGGACGGCCACGTCCGCGTCCAGTTTAAATTACAGGATCGGGTGGAGATGCTCTTTGTTCGG GCCAGATTCCGATCCAGTGAGGAGACTCTGAAGGTCTACAACAACTACTCCTCTCCTAGTAGCTCATACATTCAGATCTCCCCAGTCAATACCTTACCTGCACAG ATTGGATTGCCTCTTCAAATAGATGTGGAGAGCACCTTTAAACTGACTACACTTCACTTTGTG GTGAGCTGTAGAGGTCAAGTGGTGGCCGCTGGAACAACAAACTCCTCATCTTTTTCTCTGACCCCAACACTGTCCTGGTCCCCTGAGGCCTGTGTCACTGTCTACTGCATCCTTTCTAACGGAGAGGTCACCAGTGACACGGCGCACATACCCATCAACCAGCACAACTAC GTGTCTCTAAACTGGAGCAGTGACAGGGTTCAGCCAGGTGAGCAGGTATTGCTCACCGTGACTGCCCTTGAACCCAGGTCCCAGGTAGGAATTGTGGTAACGGGAACACGTGATGACGACACTCCAGACGATGACCAGGACTTAACAGTGAAGCAG GAATGCAATATTAGGATGCTGACCAATGCCAGACTGTATAAGACAAAGCAGACTGATGGACCTAGAAATG GGGGTGTCCTATTGGTGGAGAAGTACTGGAGCCCCTGGATGGCTGCCACTGAAACCTTGCTGTGGTTAGACACTAATGTTAG TGCCAAAACATGGACAAGTGGGAAAATAACAGTGCCAGATGGCGTTACTTCTTTGAATGCTGTAGCAATGGAAATGTCAGACAACCTGGGTTTGGGCTTCACTCCTGTGCCACTAAAG TTGACTGTGTCCAAAGACTTCTCCTTGTCTCTGAATGTCCCATCATACCTCATCAGGGGAGAGGAGATTGTGGTAGAGGTGAACATCATCAACCATTTAGAGCAGGACATAGAG gtcATCGTGCTGCTCACACAGAGCAAGGCCTTTGAGTTTGTGTTGGCGGACAGAGTGGACGCCTCTGTGGTAAATGCCCAAAAACTCACCTTAGGGAGTCACGTCTCTGCCTCAGCTCTGTTCCCTATAAGGCCTGTAGCTCTGGGTGAGATTGAAATATCTGTGGATGCCGTATGTGCTGAGGCCTCAGACAGCCTAGTATGGCAAGTGCTCGTTAAG CCTGAGGGCGTTGAACAGTCCTTCTCAGAGACTCTGTTCCTGGAGCTGGCACCAGAGAAGCACTACAATTCCAAATCCGTCTCCTTCTCCTTTCCACCAGATGTGGTACTGGGCAGTCAGAGGGCCCACGTGGCTTTGGTTG GTGACATCTTGGCCTTGTCCTTTAGTGACTTGGGTTCGCTGGTTCAGATGCCTCTTGGTTGTGGGGAGCAAAACATGGTCAGCTTTGCTCCAAGTATTTATGTTCTCCAGTACCTGGAAAAGTCAACCCTGGATGATAAGGAGATCAGGAGCAGGGCTATGGGCTATATGATGGAGG GATATCGGAGACAACTGTCCTACCAACGAGACGATGGTTCCTTCAGTGCTTTTGGAGCCAGCGACACCTCTGGGAGCACATG GCTGACAGCCTTTGTGCTGCGGTGCTTCCTCCAGGCTCAGCCTCACATGCAGGTAGACCAGAGTGTCCTGACCAGAGCCATGACTTGGCTCTTGAAACACCAGGGTCCTCAGGGGGAGTTCAGTGAGGTGGGCAGATTGATCCACACAGAGATGCAGGGCGGACTGGATAATGGTCCAGTGGCACTCACTGCTTATGTGCTGATGGCACTGCTGGAGGACGAGACCTTTGCG GAAATGTACCCAGGCAATGTGTCCCTGGCCCAGAGGTACCTGGAGAACAAAGTGTCCAGTGGGCTGGTCAGTAACTACAGCCTGTGTCTGGTGGCATATGCTTTAGCTCTGGCCAACAGTCCTGTGGCTGGCACTGCTCTGTTTGAGCTCACCAGAAGAGCCGACTACACAG ATGGAGTCATGATGTGGAGATCCTCTGCTGGCCTGCAGTCACATGACTGGCAGCCGCGCGCGGCGCAGATCGAGATGGCCTCTTATGTGCTGCTGGCTCTTTTTAAGCGTGCCAGCCTTGTTGAGGGCATTGCACTCCTTAAGTGGTTAAGCAAGCAGAGAAATCATCTAGGAGGCTACAGGACAACACAG GACACAGTGGTTGCCCTCCAGGCTCTGTCTTACTACGCTGCATTCAGTGGTGCCAACGCAATTGACCTCAGGCTTAATATATCGGCCCCAGCATCTtcgtttgtgtctctgtttagTATCAACTCCAATAACTATCGGATGTATCAAAGACAAGAG aTTAATGCTGACAAGGATCTACACCTAAATATATACATGCAAGGAAGGGGATTTGCCATGTTTCAG ATGAATGTCTTTTACAACGTGAAGACCACAGCGTTGTCACAGACCCTCCAGCATGCCTCAAATGAGGAGGCTTTCTCGTTAGATGTGGATGTTACTGATGAAAGAGACGACAATCACATGCTGCTGTCTATCTGCATGAG ATTAAAGGACAGCCAGGTGATATCTCATACAGGTATGGTTATCTTGGATGTGGGCATGCTCAGTGGTTTCAGGATGTCTCCTGGAGCTGCTGCCCCAGCAGATCTCATCAGGAAGGTGGAGATACTGCCCGAGAAAGTTAGCCTGTACCTGGATTCA CTTACCAAGTCAGAGGTTTGCATCAGACTTCCCGTCATCAGAGACTACAAAGTGGCCCATGTACAGGATGCCATGGTGCAGGTTTACGACTACTATGAACCGA CGAGAAAAGCAGTAAGAACATACAACTCAGATTTTCTTCACAACATGGACTCCTGCTTCTTCTGTGGCACAAACTGCGATCTGTGTACGCCCGGTATCACCATCACAGTTTCCTCCCCCCTCTCGTCTCACTCAGTAAGCGTTGCCAACTATAGCTTGAGTTGCGTATTTCTTGGAGTTACTGCTTTTTTTATTGCAGTCTGTTTCtatgaaatttga
- the LOC120795944 gene encoding CD109 antigen-like isoform X1: MRNVRFPCASPNRCMIRCLVAQGFKVEKTVEVRLMQNTYQLTFHDFPPSLRPSLHFSTKLRISRYDRKPLGSQDLKYPAVVEVTQRGSTMDAERATRTVPVPEDGHVRVQFKLQDRVEMLFVRARFRSSEETLKVYNNYSSPSSSYIQISPVNTLPAQIGLPLQIDVESTFKLTTLHFVVSCRGQVVAAGTTNSSSFSLTPTLSWSPEACVTVYCILSNGEVTSDTAHIPINQHNYVSLNWSSDRVQPGEQVLLTVTALEPRSQVGIVVTGTRDDDTPDDDQDLTVKQECNIRMLTNARLYKTKQTDGPRNGGVLLVEKYWSPWMAATETLLWLDTNVSAKTWTSGKITVPDGVTSLNAVAMEMSDNLGLGFTPVPLKLTVSKDFSLSLNVPSYLIRGEEIVVEVNIINHLEQDIEVIVLLTQSKAFEFVLADRVDASVVNAQKLTLGSHVSASALFPIRPVALGEIEISVDAVCAEASDSLVWQVLVKPEGVEQSFSETLFLELAPEKHYNSKSVSFSFPPDVVLGSQRAHVALVGDILALSFSDLGSLVQMPLGCGEQNMVSFAPSIYVLQYLEKSTLDDKEIRSRAMGYMMEGYRRQLSYQRDDGSFSAFGASDTSGSTWLTAFVLRCFLQAQPHMQVDQSVLTRAMTWLLKHQGPQGEFSEVGRLIHTEMQGGLDNGPVALTAYVLMALLEDETFAEMYPGNVSLAQRYLENKVSSGLVSNYSLCLVAYALALANSPVAGTALFELTRRADYTDGVMMWRSSAGLQSHDWQPRAAQIEMASYVLLALFKRASLVEGIALLKWLSKQRNHLGGYRTTQDTVVALQALSYYAAFSGANAIDLRLNISAPASSFVSLFSINSNNYRMYQRQEINADKDLHLNIYMQGRGFAMFQMNVFYNVKTTALSQTLQHASNEEAFSLDVDVTDERDDNHMLLSICMRLKDSQVISHTGMVILDVGMLSGFRMSPGAAAPADLIRKVEILPEKVSLYLDSLTKSEVCIRLPVIRDYKVAHVQDAMVQVYDYYEPTRKAVRTYNSDFLHNMDSCFFCGTNCDLCTPGITITVSSPLSSHSVSVANYSLSCVFLGVTAFFIAVCFYEI, from the exons ATGCGTAACGTGCGTTTCCCCTGTGCTTCTCCGAACCGCTGCATGATACGATGTCTTGTCGCCCAAGGATTTAAAGTGGAGAAAACCGTCGAAGTCCGCCTGATGCAGAACACGTACCAGCTCACTTTCCACGACTTCCCGCCTTCGCTTCGACCATCCTTGCACTTCTCTACAAAA CTCAGGATCTCCAGATATGACAGAAAGCCTCTGGGCTCACAGGATCTAAAGTACCCGGCTGTGGTTGAGGTCACTCAGAGAGGGTCCACGATGGATGCTGAACGTGCGACTCGGACCGTCCCCGTGCCCGAGGACGGCCACGTCCGCGTCCAGTTTAAATTACAGGATCGGGTGGAGATGCTCTTTGTTCGG GCCAGATTCCGATCCAGTGAGGAGACTCTGAAGGTCTACAACAACTACTCCTCTCCTAGTAGCTCATACATTCAGATCTCCCCAGTCAATACCTTACCTGCACAG ATTGGATTGCCTCTTCAAATAGATGTGGAGAGCACCTTTAAACTGACTACACTTCACTTTGTG GTGAGCTGTAGAGGTCAAGTGGTGGCCGCTGGAACAACAAACTCCTCATCTTTTTCTCTGACCCCAACACTGTCCTGGTCCCCTGAGGCCTGTGTCACTGTCTACTGCATCCTTTCTAACGGAGAGGTCACCAGTGACACGGCGCACATACCCATCAACCAGCACAACTAC GTGTCTCTAAACTGGAGCAGTGACAGGGTTCAGCCAGGTGAGCAGGTATTGCTCACCGTGACTGCCCTTGAACCCAGGTCCCAGGTAGGAATTGTGGTAACGGGAACACGTGATGACGACACTCCAGACGATGACCAGGACTTAACAGTGAAGCAG GAATGCAATATTAGGATGCTGACCAATGCCAGACTGTATAAGACAAAGCAGACTGATGGACCTAGAAATG GGGGTGTCCTATTGGTGGAGAAGTACTGGAGCCCCTGGATGGCTGCCACTGAAACCTTGCTGTGGTTAGACACTAATGTTAG TGCCAAAACATGGACAAGTGGGAAAATAACAGTGCCAGATGGCGTTACTTCTTTGAATGCTGTAGCAATGGAAATGTCAGACAACCTGGGTTTGGGCTTCACTCCTGTGCCACTAAAG TTGACTGTGTCCAAAGACTTCTCCTTGTCTCTGAATGTCCCATCATACCTCATCAGGGGAGAGGAGATTGTGGTAGAGGTGAACATCATCAACCATTTAGAGCAGGACATAGAG gtcATCGTGCTGCTCACACAGAGCAAGGCCTTTGAGTTTGTGTTGGCGGACAGAGTGGACGCCTCTGTGGTAAATGCCCAAAAACTCACCTTAGGGAGTCACGTCTCTGCCTCAGCTCTGTTCCCTATAAGGCCTGTAGCTCTGGGTGAGATTGAAATATCTGTGGATGCCGTATGTGCTGAGGCCTCAGACAGCCTAGTATGGCAAGTGCTCGTTAAG CCTGAGGGCGTTGAACAGTCCTTCTCAGAGACTCTGTTCCTGGAGCTGGCACCAGAGAAGCACTACAATTCCAAATCCGTCTCCTTCTCCTTTCCACCAGATGTGGTACTGGGCAGTCAGAGGGCCCACGTGGCTTTGGTTG GTGACATCTTGGCCTTGTCCTTTAGTGACTTGGGTTCGCTGGTTCAGATGCCTCTTGGTTGTGGGGAGCAAAACATGGTCAGCTTTGCTCCAAGTATTTATGTTCTCCAGTACCTGGAAAAGTCAACCCTGGATGATAAGGAGATCAGGAGCAGGGCTATGGGCTATATGATGGAGG GATATCGGAGACAACTGTCCTACCAACGAGACGATGGTTCCTTCAGTGCTTTTGGAGCCAGCGACACCTCTGGGAGCACATG GCTGACAGCCTTTGTGCTGCGGTGCTTCCTCCAGGCTCAGCCTCACATGCAGGTAGACCAGAGTGTCCTGACCAGAGCCATGACTTGGCTCTTGAAACACCAGGGTCCTCAGGGGGAGTTCAGTGAGGTGGGCAGATTGATCCACACAGAGATGCAGGGCGGACTGGATAATGGTCCAGTGGCACTCACTGCTTATGTGCTGATGGCACTGCTGGAGGACGAGACCTTTGCG GAAATGTACCCAGGCAATGTGTCCCTGGCCCAGAGGTACCTGGAGAACAAAGTGTCCAGTGGGCTGGTCAGTAACTACAGCCTGTGTCTGGTGGCATATGCTTTAGCTCTGGCCAACAGTCCTGTGGCTGGCACTGCTCTGTTTGAGCTCACCAGAAGAGCCGACTACACAG ATGGAGTCATGATGTGGAGATCCTCTGCTGGCCTGCAGTCACATGACTGGCAGCCGCGCGCGGCGCAGATCGAGATGGCCTCTTATGTGCTGCTGGCTCTTTTTAAGCGTGCCAGCCTTGTTGAGGGCATTGCACTCCTTAAGTGGTTAAGCAAGCAGAGAAATCATCTAGGAGGCTACAGGACAACACAG GACACAGTGGTTGCCCTCCAGGCTCTGTCTTACTACGCTGCATTCAGTGGTGCCAACGCAATTGACCTCAGGCTTAATATATCGGCCCCAGCATCTtcgtttgtgtctctgtttagTATCAACTCCAATAACTATCGGATGTATCAAAGACAAGAG aTTAATGCTGACAAGGATCTACACCTAAATATATACATGCAAGGAAGGGGATTTGCCATGTTTCAG ATGAATGTCTTTTACAACGTGAAGACCACAGCGTTGTCACAGACCCTCCAGCATGCCTCAAATGAGGAGGCTTTCTCGTTAGATGTGGATGTTACTGATGAAAGAGACGACAATCACATGCTGCTGTCTATCTGCATGAG ATTAAAGGACAGCCAGGTGATATCTCATACAGGTATGGTTATCTTGGATGTGGGCATGCTCAGTGGTTTCAGGATGTCTCCTGGAGCTGCTGCCCCAGCAGATCTCATCAGGAAGGTGGAGATACTGCCCGAGAAAGTTAGCCTGTACCTGGATTCA CTTACCAAGTCAGAGGTTTGCATCAGACTTCCCGTCATCAGAGACTACAAAGTGGCCCATGTACAGGATGCCATGGTGCAGGTTTACGACTACTATGAACCGA CGAGAAAAGCAGTAAGAACATACAACTCAGATTTTCTTCACAACATGGACTCCTGCTTCTTCTGTGGCACAAACTGCGATCTGTGTACGCCCGGTATCACCATCACAGTTTCCTCCCCCCTCTCGTCTCACTCAGTAAGCGTTGCCAACTATAGCTTGAGTTGCGTATTTCTTGGAGTTACTGCTTTTTTTATTGCAGTCTGTTTCtatgaaatttga